GTACGCTGCGATCGCTTGGACGATATTGCCGGAAAACTGTGCCAGGAGCTGTTCCACATACCGCACACCGATCCGAATGTTGATTTCTTGATCGAAGAGATCCTCTCGAGTCACGTTTGGCAGATGATGTTGCTGCGCAACGGCCGTGGCCGTGGTCGGCATCACTTGCATCAAGCCGATGGCACCGACGCGGGAAACCGCCTTCCAATCATACTGGCTTTCCTCTCGGATGATGGCCGCAACCAGAAAGGGGTCAACCCCGTTGGTTGCCGACACTTTAATCGTCGGGATCAATCCGGTTGGATAGGCCACATTCCACAAGCCGTCGGCGATTGTTCCCCCGGTCCGCTCTAATTTCTCTCGGAATCGCGATCGCACGAGGCGCAACGCATGATGGTACGCGCCGACTTCATTCAGCATGATGGATAATGCTGCTAACACTTCAGGCTCTCGACTATACCGATCCGTCAAGGCGCTCAGCTCCCTCGCGGCATCTTGCTCTCGGCCAAGCAGTCTCAATTCAATCGCCCGCCGGAAGGCCGATTGTTGTTCGATCTGTGTCCGATTCGTCACCTGGCTCTCCGGTGTCGGTGCGTGAGCGGCTTCAAAAACGGGTTGGACGGCTGACACAGGTGAAACGGTCGACTCCTGTTCCGGCCGTGGAAGCACCGGTATGTTCCCCTGCTCACGTGCCATCTGACAATAGTAGGTGTACGGGAACCGTTGACAGACTTGCACAAACAGATCTTTCGCCTTGGTATCCCCAAGCTGCCCGTGGGCGCGCGCAATCCAGTAGAGCGCTTGCGGTTCAATGTCGCTGTCTTTTTGATCGATAATCTGTTGCCACACACGGATCGCTTCCCGTTGGCGCTCCGTTCGATACAACAACCACCCTTCCCGCCACTGCGCCTCAATTCGTTGAGAAGCAGGGTCACCCATCTTGGCAACATGCCGATATCGTTCAGCTGCTTCGTCGAAGCGAGCTTGATCCTCCAGCCAGATTCCAGCGAACAGGTTGATCTGTCCTTTCTGTTCCGGCGTCAAAGTCCGCTTGGACAGCGTACGACACAAATCCAACAGCTTCTCCCCCAACCCCTGGCGGAGGTAGACTCTCCCCAGCCAAACCGTCGCCTCATCCCCCCGAGGCCCTTGATCCTCACTCAGCGCAGAGAATGTGTCGCGCGCCTGGTCGTAGGTCTTGAGTCGAACCTGTGCAATCCCCAATTTGAGTTTGGCATCCGAGCGTTGCGGAGAGGACGGATCGAGGGTCATGAACTTCTTGAGTTCATCAATCGCTTCCGAATGAAGGGACTGTGCCAGAAATGCCTGGGCACGCTCATAGTGCAGGTCAGGAGATACACTCCACGACGTGCCTCCGCCGTTGCTCGCCAATAACGCCTCCGCCTCCTTGGCTTCTTTCGTTTGCGGAAACTTCACCCAGAGCTGCTTCAACGTGTCTCGGGCTTCGGTCAATTGATTTTCACGGAGATAACACGAGGCTAATCGCAGCCAGGCCTGCGCGACTTGAGGGTCTTTATCATTTCCACTCACTGCCTTCAGAGACCAAGAGATGGCCTCGGGGCAACTGGCAGCTCGGTACCAGGCTTCCCCGGCACGGAGCGCGGCCAAGTTGAGCAAGTTGGAATCGGGGACCGCTTGCGGCACTCCTTCGAACATCGCCGCAGCCTCCTTGACCTCCCCCGAGCGTAAGTGCGCCTCGCCGATCCAGAATCGGATGTAATCGTCGAGGACCGGAAAGTCTTGCTGTGCAGCTCGAAGATACGGCAGCGCGGCAGCAGGATTACGATCCGTCAGAATCACGCCGGAGAGTAACCCGGCCCTCTTAGCCCAGAGCGACGCCGCCCCCCCTTCCATGACCTTCCGGAGCCGCTCCAGTTTCAGTGCAAGGACTTGGTCCTTCGTCAAGACATTCCCCAGTCGTTCCCTTGGCCAAACCGCTGCCAGAAAACACTCCTCGGGAGAGGCACAGCTCTCGGTATTCGGTTGGTCCAGCGCGGCAACCTGCGCGGTGTGCGCGTCACGCGACGGCACGAACACACTGAGCAACGTCACACAGATGCCGACGATGGCCGATACATTATGGTTTCTCATAGTCACCCATCACAACCCACCCGTTCCTATTATATACAGAGCCACCTCCAATGGAAAAAGAATTGCGGGTCGGTGAGTGACCCGAATCATATGCGGGGTGACATGAGCTATGGTAGGCTGCTCATCCAAGGCAGGGAACATATGGTCAACGCATCGGTTCATCTTTTGGCCCTCACCGAACTTCAGATGGCCCGGTTTGTCCGCACACAACGCTGGCCTGCGTATCGAGCCACACAAATCCTGCGCTGGTTATACCAACGACGTCTTCGAACGATCATGGACATGACCGATCTGCCGATGCAGGATCGAGTCGCACTCTCGCAATCCGCCTCCATCGGTCGCTCGACACAGGTGAGCGTTCTCCAATCTCAAGATGGAACACGTAAAGTACTCTTGACACTCGAAGACGGAATGTCGGTCGAATCCGTACTGATCCCTGACGACAGCAGGCTGACCCTCTGCGTGTCGACACAGGTAGGATGCATGTTGGACTGTGGGTTCTGCCTCACCGGACAGATGGGACTGAAACGTAACCTCAAGCTCCATGAGGTCATCGACCAAGTCCTGACCTCCCAAGACCTCCTGACATCTGATGAACGCATCACGAATCTCGTTTTCATGGGAATGGGAGAACCCCTCGCCAATGTGGAGACACTCAAGGCCGCCGTCGCTGGTCTCACGAACAAACTGTGGGGCCTGGGGTGGTCGCGGAGACGCATTACCGTCTCGACAGCCGGCCTGGCTTCCCGCCTTTCCGACGTCGCGGCGATGGGCGTGAATCTCGCCGTCTCTCTGAATGCCACTACGGAAGAACAACGTCGAGACCTGATGCCTGCCGCCAGTAATATCGCGTCCCTCAAATCGCTCCTGGCTGCTTGTCGACGGTACCCACTTGCCCCTCACCAACGGTTGACGTTCGAGTACGTCCTGCTGGCCAATGTCAACGATCTTCCAGTCGATGCTCGGCGCCTCGTGCAGTTGCTAAAACCCTTGCGCTGCAAAGTCAATCTGATCCCATTTAACGAGTTCCCTGGAAGTCGCTTTCATCGTCCGTCCGACAAGGACGTGCTTCGTTTTCAATCCGATCTCCGTAAGGCGGGACTCGATGTGTATGTCCGCCAGAGTCGCGGGCGCGACGTGTATGGCGCCTGCGGACAACTTGGTGACGTCTCCGGTAACCAACCTCCCGTTACCTTGACAGCTATTGAAACTCGTTGTTAGCATGCTCCATCCAACATCCATCATGATCAGGCCGATTATCACACGCATTTGGTTTGCCTCCCTGGCAGGGATTCTCCTAATCCTGGGCGACCGTTCCATCTCCATGGGAGCCGACCCTAACGAGTACATCCTCACCAACGGTATGAAGGTGCTGCTGATCGAGGTCCCGAAAGCCCCAGTGGCTACGGTCCAGGTCTGGTACAAGGTGGGCTCCCGTAATGAAGTCATGGGTCGCGCGGGACTCTCGCATATGCTTGAACACATGATGTTCAAAGGCACGGCCCGGTATCCCAAAGGCTCGTTTTCCCGAATTATCCGAAAGAATGGTGGGATCGACAACGCCTTTACCGGACAGGATTTCACCGCCTATTTTGAAAATGTGGCGGCCGACCGTGTCGGGCTTGCCTTGGAACTAGAGGCCGACCGGATGCAGGGGTTGCTCCTCGATCACAGTGAGTTCCAGACTGAGCGCGACGTCGTGAAAGAAGAACGCCGTTTGCGGTCCGAGGATGACCCGCAAGGTGCCTTGGTCGAAGCCTTGTTCGCCCAAGTCTTCATGAGCCATCCCTATCATTGGCCGGTGATCGGCTGGTTCGCAGACCTCGATGCGATGGCGATCGAAGACTTACAGCGCCACTATGACACCTTTTATTCCCCCAACAACGCCACGTTGATCGTGGTGGGCGATATCAAAACCGACTCGCTACTCCCCACGATCAAACGCTTGTTTGAGCCGATCCCCAGAGGCCCATCGCCGAAACACGTTCTGCCGCCCGAGCCGGAACAGCGCGGCGAACGTCGGTTTCTCCTCAAGCGGGAAGCCCAGGTTCCGTTTGTGATGACAGGGTTTCGCATCCCCAACTATTCAAGCGACGACAGCTACGCCCTGGACCTCCTTGAGTCGATCCTTTCGCATGGGAAGAGCTCCCGCCTCTACCAGAGTCTGGTCTATGACCAGAAAATGGCGCTTGCAGTCGGTGCAGACTATAGTTTGCTGCAAACCGACCCCGGCCTCTTCTATTTTTATGCGGTGGTCAATCCTGGAACGAAGGTCGAGGCTGTAGAAGAAGCGCTCCAACGAGAGGTCTTGCGTCTTCAGAATGAGCTCCCATCGGAGCTGGAACTCCAACGAGCCAAGAATCAGGTGGAAGCGTCGCGCGTGTTTGAGCAAGACTCGAATTTTCGCCATGCCATGCTCATGGGACAAGCAGAGACCGTCGGCGCAGGGTGGCGACGTATCAATCAGTTTGTTGAGCATATCCGTGCGGTCACGGCCCAAGATATTCAACGTGTCGCGAAGCAGTATTTGACTCCTGACAGTCGGACGACAGGGATTCTCATCCCCTTACCAGCAAAGCCCCCCGAATCGCCTTCCTCATCGACCCATGATGGAAAGTCCTAGGACACCATGACTCACACTGCATGCCCTGCGGGATACTCTCATTCGCGCTCCCGACTCGCTCGAGTGCGTTCACTTTTCCAACCAATGTACTGGGCTTTCTGTGCCACATTGTCGATGAGTATTCCCCAGGGAGCGGCCGCTGCCGACCTCGCACCTGTTAAGTTCACCGCGCCGAATGGGATGACGGTCGTCGTGTTGGAACAACATTTCCTTCCCATCGTGGAACTCCATGCGCTCATCAAAGCCGGCTCATCGCAGGATCCTCCGGAGAAGGCAGGTGTTGCCAATCTCGTAGCCAGCCTGCTCGATGAGGGCACGACATCACGATCGTCCAAGCAACTCGCCGAACAGATCGACTTTGTCGGGGGATCACTCGGCGCGCAAGCCAGTGAAGACTTCACGACCGCGTCGGCCCGTATTCTGAGAAAGGATATTGACCTGGGGTTTACGCTTCTTGCCGATATCCTTCAACGTCCGGCATTTCCTAAACAGGAATTTGAACGGGTTCGATCACAGATCCATGGTGAAATCGCGAGCGACAACGATGATCCCGGCCATGTGGCGATGAAAGCCTTCAACCAACTGGTCTATCAGACTCACCCCTACCGCTGGCCGGTACAGGGAACCGAGGAGACCCTCAACAAGATCACCTTGTCCGATATCCAAGGCTTCTACGCAAGAGAATACCTCCCTAACCAAGTCATCCTGACCATCGTTGGTGACGTGACGGTCGAACAAGCGACGTCGCTCGTTCAGCTACATTTCGGGTCTTGGAAGAAAGGCCTTGCACAACCTCGGCCCGTCAGAAAACCCCCCAGCGTCGAGAAGAAGGCCGTCCAATTCATCGAAAAAGACCTAACTCAGTCTACTATTATGTTGGGTCATTCTGGAATTACCCGAACGAACCCTGACTTCTATGCGGTTACCGTCATGAATCATGTTCTAGGAGCCGGTGGATTTTCATCGCGTCTGATGGATTCCATTCGTGACAAGCAGGGACTTGCCTACGGCATCACGAGCCACTATGACGCGAGAGCCATGCCGGGATCATTCTGGATCAGCCTCCAGACTCGCACTGAGACCACCAACCAGGCTATCAGCAGCGTCTTAGCTGAGATGAAAGCAATCCGTGAGGCACCGGTGACCGACCACGAACTAGCCGAAGCCAAGTCGTTTTTGATGGGGAGTTTCCCGTTACGACTGGATTCCACGGCGAAGTTGGCTCAAGTCTTGGGACAGGTGGAGTTTTTCGGCCTCGGATTCGACTACTTCAGCCAATACCCCAAATGGATTGACCGCGTCACAAAAGATGACGTGCAGCGTGTGGCCAAACAATACCTCAACCCTCAGCTTTACGCCCTTGTGGTAGTGGGGAACATTACCAAAGCGAAAGTCCGTCACTAGCCGGGCGCGTAAAAATCATCGTGATGTATGCGCGACGTTAGGAACGAAGCACCTATGCAAGTGGCTGGGCTCCAAGACAAACTTCTTCGACTTCGAACCGTACTCACAGATTTGGGTTCTGTGGTTGTCGCCTACTCCGGTGGAATCGACAGCACCTTTGTACTGAAGGTTGCGCATGACCAACTTGGGGAAAACGCGATCGGCATCACAGCCGTCTCGCCGACATTCCCATTACTGGAACTTGAAGCCGCCAAGCGAGTCGCTCAAGAAATTGGCGCCCGGCATGAACTGGTGCAAACTGACCAATTGACCATTGAGGATTTCGTCAAGAATGACGCCAGCCGGTGCTTTCACTGCAAAACAGATTTATATCAGCTGCTCGGCAATGTCCGACAATCAAAGAACGCCGCGTATGTCGTGGATGGCACCAATCTGGATGACCTGGGGGATGACCGCCCTGGTATGAAAGCGGCACGGGGATTGGGCGTCCGGAGCCCGCTTGTCGAGGCTGAGCTGTCAAAATCCGACATCCGCATCTTGGCCAAGGAACTCGGTCTCTCGAACTGGGACAAGCCTGCAGCAGCCTGCCTCTCGTCACGAATCCCACGTGGAATGCCAATCACACTGGAAAAACTGAGCCGAGTGGAAGAAGCCGAGGCCATGCTTCAACGCGAGGGGCTGCGCCATTTTCGAGTCAGAAACCACGGCGAGATCGCCAGAATTGAAGTCGCCCCCGGCGACCTCCCCTGGATCATTGAGCCGGCTCGGCGCACACGAATCACTACACAGCTGAAAGAACTGGGATTTAAGTTTGTGACGGTAGATCTTGATGGGTATCGGCCAGGGGGAATCAGCCTGAGCTGACACCCCCTGAAAATCCCGATACGGGCAGATTAGCGCTGTTGTGATCGAGAGAGGGCTTCAAGCGCTTCGTCG
The Candidatus Nitrospira nitrosa DNA segment above includes these coding regions:
- the larE gene encoding ATP-dependent sacrificial sulfur transferase LarE; protein product: MRDVRNEAPMQVAGLQDKLLRLRTVLTDLGSVVVAYSGGIDSTFVLKVAHDQLGENAIGITAVSPTFPLLELEAAKRVAQEIGARHELVQTDQLTIEDFVKNDASRCFHCKTDLYQLLGNVRQSKNAAYVVDGTNLDDLGDDRPGMKAARGLGVRSPLVEAELSKSDIRILAKELGLSNWDKPAAACLSSRIPRGMPITLEKLSRVEEAEAMLQREGLRHFRVRNHGEIARIEVAPGDLPWIIEPARRTRITTQLKELGFKFVTVDLDGYRPGGISLS
- the rlmN gene encoding 23S rRNA (adenine(2503)-C(2))-methyltransferase RlmN, which codes for MVNASVHLLALTELQMARFVRTQRWPAYRATQILRWLYQRRLRTIMDMTDLPMQDRVALSQSASIGRSTQVSVLQSQDGTRKVLLTLEDGMSVESVLIPDDSRLTLCVSTQVGCMLDCGFCLTGQMGLKRNLKLHEVIDQVLTSQDLLTSDERITNLVFMGMGEPLANVETLKAAVAGLTNKLWGLGWSRRRITVSTAGLASRLSDVAAMGVNLAVSLNATTEEQRRDLMPAASNIASLKSLLAACRRYPLAPHQRLTFEYVLLANVNDLPVDARRLVQLLKPLRCKVNLIPFNEFPGSRFHRPSDKDVLRFQSDLRKAGLDVYVRQSRGRDVYGACGQLGDVSGNQPPVTLTAIETRC
- a CDS encoding M16 family metallopeptidase gives rise to the protein MIRPIITRIWFASLAGILLILGDRSISMGADPNEYILTNGMKVLLIEVPKAPVATVQVWYKVGSRNEVMGRAGLSHMLEHMMFKGTARYPKGSFSRIIRKNGGIDNAFTGQDFTAYFENVAADRVGLALELEADRMQGLLLDHSEFQTERDVVKEERRLRSEDDPQGALVEALFAQVFMSHPYHWPVIGWFADLDAMAIEDLQRHYDTFYSPNNATLIVVGDIKTDSLLPTIKRLFEPIPRGPSPKHVLPPEPEQRGERRFLLKREAQVPFVMTGFRIPNYSSDDSYALDLLESILSHGKSSRLYQSLVYDQKMALAVGADYSLLQTDPGLFYFYAVVNPGTKVEAVEEALQREVLRLQNELPSELELQRAKNQVEASRVFEQDSNFRHAMLMGQAETVGAGWRRINQFVEHIRAVTAQDIQRVAKQYLTPDSRTTGILIPLPAKPPESPSSSTHDGKS
- a CDS encoding transglycosylase SLT domain-containing protein; amino-acid sequence: MRNHNVSAIVGICVTLLSVFVPSRDAHTAQVAALDQPNTESCASPEECFLAAVWPRERLGNVLTKDQVLALKLERLRKVMEGGAASLWAKRAGLLSGVILTDRNPAAALPYLRAAQQDFPVLDDYIRFWIGEAHLRSGEVKEAAAMFEGVPQAVPDSNLLNLAALRAGEAWYRAASCPEAISWSLKAVSGNDKDPQVAQAWLRLASCYLRENQLTEARDTLKQLWVKFPQTKEAKEAEALLASNGGGTSWSVSPDLHYERAQAFLAQSLHSEAIDELKKFMTLDPSSPQRSDAKLKLGIAQVRLKTYDQARDTFSALSEDQGPRGDEATVWLGRVYLRQGLGEKLLDLCRTLSKRTLTPEQKGQINLFAGIWLEDQARFDEAAERYRHVAKMGDPASQRIEAQWREGWLLYRTERQREAIRVWQQIIDQKDSDIEPQALYWIARAHGQLGDTKAKDLFVQVCQRFPYTYYCQMAREQGNIPVLPRPEQESTVSPVSAVQPVFEAAHAPTPESQVTNRTQIEQQSAFRRAIELRLLGREQDAARELSALTDRYSREPEVLAALSIMLNEVGAYHHALRLVRSRFREKLERTGGTIADGLWNVAYPTGLIPTIKVSATNGVDPFLVAAIIREESQYDWKAVSRVGAIGLMQVMPTTATAVAQQHHLPNVTREDLFDQEINIRIGVRYVEQLLAQFSGNIVQAIAAYNAGPVVVGTWAETYRGRSEDEFVELIQYQETRQYVKRVLRSYKEYLRLYGAPKTVS
- a CDS encoding M16 family metallopeptidase; this translates as MSIPQGAAAADLAPVKFTAPNGMTVVVLEQHFLPIVELHALIKAGSSQDPPEKAGVANLVASLLDEGTTSRSSKQLAEQIDFVGGSLGAQASEDFTTASARILRKDIDLGFTLLADILQRPAFPKQEFERVRSQIHGEIASDNDDPGHVAMKAFNQLVYQTHPYRWPVQGTEETLNKITLSDIQGFYAREYLPNQVILTIVGDVTVEQATSLVQLHFGSWKKGLAQPRPVRKPPSVEKKAVQFIEKDLTQSTIMLGHSGITRTNPDFYAVTVMNHVLGAGGFSSRLMDSIRDKQGLAYGITSHYDARAMPGSFWISLQTRTETTNQAISSVLAEMKAIREAPVTDHELAEAKSFLMGSFPLRLDSTAKLAQVLGQVEFFGLGFDYFSQYPKWIDRVTKDDVQRVAKQYLNPQLYALVVVGNITKAKVRH